From a region of the Helianthus annuus cultivar XRQ/B chromosome 5, HanXRQr2.0-SUNRISE, whole genome shotgun sequence genome:
- the LOC118492309 gene encoding uncharacterized protein LOC118492309 yields MDNDEEDVEVSDSGEDSKFDPDYHPIEFEWKYDRHFRLNSDVAEASRIDMTMEMCVQNLAGEDTMISFRAEAHGSGFRYEALQWRTKFTKPNGINHPAKCTFVYCQVQKKLILKKVVH; encoded by the exons ATGGACAATGACGAGGAGGATGTTGAAGTTTCTGATTCTGGAGAAGATAGTAAGTTTGATCCGGACTACCATCCTATCGAGTTTGAATGGAAGTACGACAGGCATTTT CGTCTTAATTCGGACGTTGCTGAAGCATCCAGAATTGACATGACTATGGAGATGTGTGTTCAGAACCTGGCTGGAGAGGATACGATGATTTCTTTTCGTGCTGAAGCGCACGGTAGTGGTTTTCGATACGAGGCTTTGCAATGGCGTACCAAGTTTACGAAACCAAATGGTATAAATCATCCTGCCAAGTGCACGTTTGTTTATTGTCAAGTTCAAAAGAAGTTGATTCTCAAGAAGGTTGTCCATTAG
- the LOC118492077 gene encoding uncharacterized protein LOC118492077 produces MEEPKITMLSKLSTLSNNYTLKLKIISIWRKMMHASKNQIFRVDMICMDEEGHTIQASCLHRILPKFDQFFKLDQCIVISRPSLAPYNTSINHTKNNQKLTFNMYTQIQRTDDWEGPKYCFSFVKFRDVVENVVPINSPVDFIGYVEVCFNLEDTNKKDGTKGKRLNLKLKDIDDQQVTATLWDDFAIEMHGYFNNPNREKHVVVLVHFGVVNMYKDQPGLSTSFDISRMWINVELEEISSFKNSFIEKFASTPSSSDNVRSYLISSVEDSFMNNPSFVLTAFLGTIEKKKKVILVGTILAICSEKNWYYNACSYCKSGVEESFITVDKDDGSGEVEDRIIVLCTNTKCKGVDIVSLPRFKIPIRVQDSSGTVTLTLFDYEAFKIFKKTAKELLEVQDKVNLNYNFLF; encoded by the exons ATGGAAGAACCCAAGATTACAATGTTGTCTAAGCTTTCAACATTGTCAAATAACTACACATTGAAGTTGAAAATCATCTCTATTTGGAGAAAAATGATGCATGCATCTAAGAACCAGATATTCCGGGTTGATATGATATGCATGGACGAAGAG GGGCATACTATTCAAGCAAGTTGTCTTCACCGGATTCTTCCAAAGTTTGACCAGTTTTTCAAGCTCGATCAATGTATTGTAATTAGCAGACCTTCTCTTGCTCCTTACAATACAAGTATCAACCATACCAAAAACAACCAGAAGCTGACATTTAATATGTACACACAAATTCAAAGAACCGATGATTGGGAAGGTCCAAAGTATTGCTTCTCATTTGTGAAATTCCGAGACGTTGTTGAGAATGTTGTTCCCATTAATTCACCTGTTG aCTTCATAGGATATGTCGAAGTGTGCTTCAATCTGGAAGACACTAATAAGAAAGATGGAACTAAAGGCAAACGATTGAATTTGAAACTTAAAGATATTGA TGATCAACAAGTTACTGCTACACTTTGGGACGATTTCGCAATTGAGATGCATGGATACTTTAACAATCCTAATCGTGAAAAGCATGTTGTGGTGTTGGTTCATTTTGGTGTTGTTAATATGTATAAAG ATCAACCTGGTTTGTCTACTTCATTTGATATAAGTAGAATGTGGATCAATGTTGAACTTGAAGAAATTTCttctttcaagaatag TTTTATAGAGAAGTTTGCATCCACACCGTCGTCGAGTGATAACGTCAGATCTTATCTTATATCATCTGTTGAGGATTCTTTTATGAACAATCCTTCATTTGTTCTCACTGCTTTTCTGGGTACCATCGAGAAG AAGAAGAAAGTTATTTTGGTTGGCACCATACTTGCTATTTGCTCAGAAAAAAATTGGTACTACAACGCTTGCAGCTATTGCAAGTCCGGGGTTGAAGAGTCCTTTATTACAGTTGATAAAGATGATGGTTCAGGTGAAGTTGAAGATAGGATCATTGTATTATGCACCAACACTAAGTGCAAAGGAGTTGATATTGTGTCTCTCCCTCG TTTCAAAATTCCTATTCGCGTACAAGATTCATCTGGTACGGTTACGTTGACTCTCTTTGATTACGAGGCCTTCAAGATTTTTAAGAAAACTGCTAAAGAATTGCTTGAGGTGCAGGACAAGGTAAATTTAAATTATAATTTTTTGTTCTGA